A single Loxodonta africana isolate mLoxAfr1 chromosome 12, mLoxAfr1.hap2, whole genome shotgun sequence DNA region contains:
- the RAB26 gene encoding LOW QUALITY PROTEIN: ras-related protein Rab-26 (The sequence of the model RefSeq protein was modified relative to this genomic sequence to represent the inferred CDS: deleted 1 base in 1 codon) → MPAPPSWPQQPGRPSLDSGGNFYDIAFKVMLVGDSGVGKTCLLVHFKDRVFLAGIFIATVGINFRVSGVTDWGSVHPASLPSGALVLCFPTVPSFWVRHVFQ, encoded by the exons ATGCCG GCGCCGCCCAGCTGGCCCCAGCAGCCCGGCCGGCCCTCACTCGACAGCGGCGGCAACTTCTAC GACATCGCCTTCAAA GTGATGCTGGTGGGAGACTCGGGCGTGGGGAAGACCTGCCTGCTGGTGCACTTCAAGGACAGGGTCTTCCTGGCTGGGATCTTCATCGCCACCGTGGGCATCAACTTCCGGGTGAGTGGGGTTACTGACTGGGGGTCTGTTCACCCAGCCTCCCTCCCTTCAGGTGCCCTGGTTCTCTGTTTCCCCACAGTACCAAGCTTCTGGGTCAGGCATGTCTTCCAGTGA
- the TRAF7 gene encoding E3 ubiquitin-protein ligase TRAF7 isoform X1 has protein sequence METTFGPAFSAVTTVTKADGTSTYKQHRRTPSSSSTLAYSPRDEEDSMPPISTPRRSDSAISVRSLHSESSMSLRSTFSLPEEEEEPEPLVFAEQPSVKLCCQLCCCVFKDPVITTCGHTFCRRCALKSEKCPVDSAKLTVVVNNIAVAEQVGELFIHCKHGCQAAGSGKPSAFEVDPRGCPFTIKLSARKDHEGNCDYRPVRCPNNPSCPPLLKMNLEAHLKECEHIKCPHSKYGCTFIGNQDTYETHLETCRFEGLKEFLQQTDDRFHEMQVALAQKDQEIAFLRSMLGKLSEKIDQLEKSLELKFDVLDENQSKLSEDLMEFRRDASMLNDELSHINARLNMGILGSYDPQQIFKCKGTFVGHQGPVWCLCVYSTGDLLFSGSSDKTIKVWDTCTTYKCQKTLEGHDGIVLALCIQGCKLYSGSADCTIIAVGALRLLRSPQVWDIQNLQKVNTIRAHDNPVCTLVSSHNMLFSGSLKAIKVWDIVGTELKLKKELTGLNHWVRALVAAQSYLYSGSYQTIKIWDIRTLDCIHVLQTSGGSVYSIAVTSHHIVCGTYENLIHVWDIESKEQVRTLTGHVGTVYALAVISTPDQTKVFSASYDRSLRVWSMDNMICTQTLLRHQGSVTALAVSRGRLFSGAVDSTVKVWTC, from the exons atggaaacaaccttcgGGCCTGCCTTTTCAGCCGTCACCACCGTCACGAAAG CCGACGGTACTAGCACGTACAAACAGCACCGCAGAACACCTTCCTCTTCTAGCACGCTTGCCTACTCCCCACGCGATGAGGAGGACAGCATG CCGCCCATTAGCACTCCGCGCCGCTCTGACTCAGCCATCTCTGTACGCTCACTGCACTCTGAGTCCAGCATGTCTTTACGATCCACGTTCTCACTgccagaggaggaggaggagccg GAGCCGCTGGTGTTTGCAGAGCAGCCATCAGTGAAGCTGTGCTGCCAGCTGTGCTGCTGCGTGTTCAAAGACCCCGTGATCACCACATGCGGG CACACCTTTTGTAGAAGATGCGCTCTCAAGTCAG AGAAATGCCCTGTGGACAGTGCCAAGCTGACGGTGGTGGTGAACAACATTGCCGTGGCCGAGCAGGTTGGGGAGCTCTTTATCCACTGCAAACATGGCTGCCAGGCAGCGGGCAGCGGGAAGCCCAGCGCCTTCGAGGTGGACCCCCGAGGCTGCCCCTTCACCATCAAGCTCAGTGCCCGGAA GGACCATGAAGGCAACTGTGACTACCGGCCCGTGCGGTGCCCCAATAACCCTAGCTGCCCACCTCTTCTCAAGATGAACCTGGAGGCCCATCTCAAGGAGTGCGAGCACATCAAATGTCCCCACTCCAAGTACGG GTGCACATTCATCGGGAACCAGGACACATATGAGACACACCTGGAGACGTGCCGCTTTGAGGGCCTGAAGGAATTTCTGCAGCAGACAGATGACCGCTTCCATGAGATGCAGGTGGCTCTGGCCCAGAAGGACCAGGAGATTGCCTTCCTGCGCTCCATGCTGGGCAAGCTCTCTGAAAAGATTGACCAGCTGGAGAAGAGCCTGGAGCTCAAGTTTG ATGTCCTGGATGAGAACCAGAGCAAGCTCAGTGAAGACCTTATGGAGTTCCGGCGCGATGCCTCCATGTTGAAC GACGAGCTGTCCCACATCAATGCACGGCTGAACATGGGCATCCTGGGAT CCTACGACCCTCAGCAGATCTTCAAATGCAAGGGGACCTTTGTGGGGCATCAGGGTCCTGTCTGGTGTCTCTGCGTCTACTCCACGGGTGACTTGCTTTTCAGTGGGTCTTCAGACAAGACCATCAAG GTGTGGGATACATGTACCACTTACAAGTGCCAGAAGACTCTGGAGGGCCACGACGGCATTGTGCTGGCGCTCTGCATCCAAGG GTGCAAGCTATACAGCGGCTCTGCAGACTGCACCATCATC GCTGTTGGTGCCCTGAGGCTCCTGCGCTCCCCCCAGGTGTGGGACATCCAGAACCTGCAGAAGGTGAACACGATCCGGGCCCACGACAACCCAGTGTGCACGCTGGTCTCCTCACACAACATGCTCTTCAGCGGCTCCCTGAAGGCCATCAAG GTCTGGGACATCGTGGGCACCGAGCTGAAGTTAAAGAAAGAACTCACAGGCCTGAACCACTGGGTGCGGGCCCTGGTGGCCGCCCAGAGCTACCTATACAGCGGCTCCTACCAGACAATCAAG ATCTGGGACATTCGGACCCTGGACTGCATCCACGTGCTTCAGACATCAGGCGGCAGTGTCTACTCAATTGCTGTGACGAGCCACCACATTGTCTGCGGCACCTATGAAAACCTCATCCAT GTGTGGGACATCGAATCCAAGGAGCAGGTACGGACCCTGACGGGCCACGTGGGCACTGTGTACGCCCTGGCGGTCATCTCAACGCCAGACCAGACCAAAGTCTTCAGTGCATCGTATGACCGGTCCCTCAGG GTTTGGAGCATGGACAACATGATCTGCACCCAGACTCTGCTGCGGCACCAGGGCAGCGTGACTGCGCTGGCCGTGTCCCGGGGCCGGCTCTTCTCAGGTGCTGTGGATAGCACCGTGAAG GTGTGGACCTGCTAA
- the TRAF7 gene encoding E3 ubiquitin-protein ligase TRAF7 isoform X2 — METTFGPAFSAVTTVTKADGTSTYKQHRRTPSSSSTLAYSPRDEEDSMPPISTPRRSDSAISVRSLHSESSMSLRSTFSLPEEEEEPEPLVFAEQPSVKLCCQLCCCVFKDPVITTCGHTFCRRCALKSEKCPVDSAKLTVVVNNIAVAEQVGELFIHCKHGCQAAGSGKPSAFEVDPRGCPFTIKLSARKDHEGNCDYRPVRCPNNPSCPPLLKMNLEAHLKECEHIKCPHSKCTFIGNQDTYETHLETCRFEGLKEFLQQTDDRFHEMQVALAQKDQEIAFLRSMLGKLSEKIDQLEKSLELKFDVLDENQSKLSEDLMEFRRDASMLNDELSHINARLNMGILGSYDPQQIFKCKGTFVGHQGPVWCLCVYSTGDLLFSGSSDKTIKVWDTCTTYKCQKTLEGHDGIVLALCIQGCKLYSGSADCTIIAVGALRLLRSPQVWDIQNLQKVNTIRAHDNPVCTLVSSHNMLFSGSLKAIKVWDIVGTELKLKKELTGLNHWVRALVAAQSYLYSGSYQTIKIWDIRTLDCIHVLQTSGGSVYSIAVTSHHIVCGTYENLIHVWDIESKEQVRTLTGHVGTVYALAVISTPDQTKVFSASYDRSLRVWSMDNMICTQTLLRHQGSVTALAVSRGRLFSGAVDSTVKVWTC; from the exons atggaaacaaccttcgGGCCTGCCTTTTCAGCCGTCACCACCGTCACGAAAG CCGACGGTACTAGCACGTACAAACAGCACCGCAGAACACCTTCCTCTTCTAGCACGCTTGCCTACTCCCCACGCGATGAGGAGGACAGCATG CCGCCCATTAGCACTCCGCGCCGCTCTGACTCAGCCATCTCTGTACGCTCACTGCACTCTGAGTCCAGCATGTCTTTACGATCCACGTTCTCACTgccagaggaggaggaggagccg GAGCCGCTGGTGTTTGCAGAGCAGCCATCAGTGAAGCTGTGCTGCCAGCTGTGCTGCTGCGTGTTCAAAGACCCCGTGATCACCACATGCGGG CACACCTTTTGTAGAAGATGCGCTCTCAAGTCAG AGAAATGCCCTGTGGACAGTGCCAAGCTGACGGTGGTGGTGAACAACATTGCCGTGGCCGAGCAGGTTGGGGAGCTCTTTATCCACTGCAAACATGGCTGCCAGGCAGCGGGCAGCGGGAAGCCCAGCGCCTTCGAGGTGGACCCCCGAGGCTGCCCCTTCACCATCAAGCTCAGTGCCCGGAA GGACCATGAAGGCAACTGTGACTACCGGCCCGTGCGGTGCCCCAATAACCCTAGCTGCCCACCTCTTCTCAAGATGAACCTGGAGGCCCATCTCAAGGAGTGCGAGCACATCAAATGTCCCCACTCCAA GTGCACATTCATCGGGAACCAGGACACATATGAGACACACCTGGAGACGTGCCGCTTTGAGGGCCTGAAGGAATTTCTGCAGCAGACAGATGACCGCTTCCATGAGATGCAGGTGGCTCTGGCCCAGAAGGACCAGGAGATTGCCTTCCTGCGCTCCATGCTGGGCAAGCTCTCTGAAAAGATTGACCAGCTGGAGAAGAGCCTGGAGCTCAAGTTTG ATGTCCTGGATGAGAACCAGAGCAAGCTCAGTGAAGACCTTATGGAGTTCCGGCGCGATGCCTCCATGTTGAAC GACGAGCTGTCCCACATCAATGCACGGCTGAACATGGGCATCCTGGGAT CCTACGACCCTCAGCAGATCTTCAAATGCAAGGGGACCTTTGTGGGGCATCAGGGTCCTGTCTGGTGTCTCTGCGTCTACTCCACGGGTGACTTGCTTTTCAGTGGGTCTTCAGACAAGACCATCAAG GTGTGGGATACATGTACCACTTACAAGTGCCAGAAGACTCTGGAGGGCCACGACGGCATTGTGCTGGCGCTCTGCATCCAAGG GTGCAAGCTATACAGCGGCTCTGCAGACTGCACCATCATC GCTGTTGGTGCCCTGAGGCTCCTGCGCTCCCCCCAGGTGTGGGACATCCAGAACCTGCAGAAGGTGAACACGATCCGGGCCCACGACAACCCAGTGTGCACGCTGGTCTCCTCACACAACATGCTCTTCAGCGGCTCCCTGAAGGCCATCAAG GTCTGGGACATCGTGGGCACCGAGCTGAAGTTAAAGAAAGAACTCACAGGCCTGAACCACTGGGTGCGGGCCCTGGTGGCCGCCCAGAGCTACCTATACAGCGGCTCCTACCAGACAATCAAG ATCTGGGACATTCGGACCCTGGACTGCATCCACGTGCTTCAGACATCAGGCGGCAGTGTCTACTCAATTGCTGTGACGAGCCACCACATTGTCTGCGGCACCTATGAAAACCTCATCCAT GTGTGGGACATCGAATCCAAGGAGCAGGTACGGACCCTGACGGGCCACGTGGGCACTGTGTACGCCCTGGCGGTCATCTCAACGCCAGACCAGACCAAAGTCTTCAGTGCATCGTATGACCGGTCCCTCAGG GTTTGGAGCATGGACAACATGATCTGCACCCAGACTCTGCTGCGGCACCAGGGCAGCGTGACTGCGCTGGCCGTGTCCCGGGGCCGGCTCTTCTCAGGTGCTGTGGATAGCACCGTGAAG GTGTGGACCTGCTAA